One Oceanicoccus sagamiensis genomic region harbors:
- a CDS encoding energy transducer TonB: MYKSLTLPLLITVFFHGVILAIILIDAPEGQPMVKRAATQYIPAELVTLEKPKAKKPVKPKKPTPKKDDSQAKKKAAEQKKKAEQQRQQEQAKLKKQQQQKALEAERLKQQEIEQVAEQERLQRQSEQELADAIAQENAQQQYLNDSELANSYIALITDRIQRNWDRPPSARNSMEAELVLRMVPTGEVVSVDIVRSSGNSAFDRSAETAVLKAERFPEVQKLPARVFEQYFRRLRLKFKPEDLRL; the protein is encoded by the coding sequence CCTGATCGATGCGCCGGAAGGGCAGCCAATGGTTAAGCGTGCGGCCACGCAATATATTCCGGCCGAGTTAGTGACCTTGGAAAAACCCAAAGCCAAAAAGCCAGTCAAGCCCAAAAAGCCCACCCCGAAAAAAGACGATAGCCAGGCAAAAAAGAAAGCCGCCGAGCAAAAGAAAAAGGCCGAGCAACAGCGTCAGCAAGAGCAGGCCAAGCTAAAAAAACAGCAGCAGCAAAAAGCCCTTGAAGCCGAGCGCTTAAAACAGCAGGAAATAGAACAAGTGGCAGAGCAGGAGCGTTTACAGCGCCAATCGGAACAGGAATTAGCCGACGCTATCGCTCAGGAAAATGCCCAGCAGCAATATTTAAACGACAGTGAATTGGCTAACAGTTATATTGCCCTGATCACTGATAGAATACAGCGAAACTGGGACCGACCACCCAGCGCTCGCAATAGTATGGAAGCGGAACTAGTATTACGGATGGTACCCACCGGCGAGGTGGTTAGTGTGGATATTGTGCGCAGTAGTGGTAATTCGGCGTTTGACCGCTCAGCGGAAACCGCCGTGCTCAAAGCCGAGCGTTTCCCGGAAGTACAAAAACTACCCGCCAGAGTATTTGAACAATACTTTCGCCGTTTACGATTAAAATTCAAACCGGAGGATTTGCGCCTGTGA
- the tolB gene encoding Tol-Pal system beta propeller repeat protein TolB — MIRAALFILSILACSASWAQLTIEITKGRDNPTSIAIVPFGWKGVGAAQEDVAAIVEADLQRTGQFAPVSRDDMLGSPQDSSEVYYRDWRALNVDYLVVGKILPTPEGLVAEYEMFDVYTQRKVLSDRAMGDVKSLRGIAHEVSDKVYEKLTGIRGAFSTRLLYISAIERGSGEFTYRLLVSDVDGANESVVFESDDPLVTPSWAPDGEHIAYVSFETSRAAIFMHNLKTGVRTQLTNYKGLNGAPSWSPDGKQLAMVLSKDGSPDIYVMDIASRKLKRVTRHFAIDTEPSWMPDGKSLIYTSDRGGKPQIYQVTLANGYEERVTFEGDYNARARVVPDGSGIIMVHRNNGNYHIAMLDIERGSIQILTETSLDESPSIAPNGAMLLYATKYQGKGILAAVSLDGGVKFRLPSRFGEVREPAWSPYME; from the coding sequence GTGATACGCGCTGCATTATTTATCTTATCCATCCTGGCTTGCTCAGCATCCTGGGCACAGCTCACCATTGAAATCACCAAGGGGCGTGATAACCCAACCTCTATAGCCATTGTACCTTTTGGCTGGAAAGGGGTAGGGGCGGCGCAGGAAGATGTGGCCGCCATTGTTGAGGCTGATTTGCAGCGCACCGGGCAATTTGCTCCAGTTAGCCGTGACGATATGCTGGGCAGCCCGCAAGATAGCAGCGAAGTGTACTACCGTGATTGGCGCGCACTGAATGTGGACTATCTGGTCGTGGGGAAAATATTGCCTACCCCTGAAGGCCTGGTGGCAGAGTATGAAATGTTTGATGTCTATACCCAGAGAAAAGTGTTGAGTGATCGTGCCATGGGCGACGTTAAATCACTGCGGGGCATTGCCCACGAAGTCAGCGATAAGGTGTATGAAAAATTAACCGGCATTCGCGGTGCCTTTAGCACTCGTCTGTTATATATCTCAGCGATTGAGCGGGGCAGTGGTGAGTTTACTTACCGGCTATTAGTCTCTGATGTTGATGGTGCCAATGAAAGTGTCGTGTTTGAAAGTGATGACCCGCTGGTAACGCCATCATGGGCGCCCGATGGTGAGCATATTGCCTATGTTTCTTTTGAAACCTCCCGTGCCGCTATCTTTATGCATAACCTGAAAACGGGAGTGCGCACTCAGCTAACCAACTATAAAGGGCTAAACGGCGCCCCATCATGGTCACCTGATGGCAAACAGTTGGCGATGGTATTGTCTAAAGACGGCAGCCCCGATATCTACGTTATGGATATTGCCAGCCGTAAACTCAAGCGAGTTACCCGCCATTTTGCCATAGATACTGAACCTTCCTGGATGCCTGATGGCAAATCTCTGATCTATACCTCTGACCGTGGTGGCAAGCCCCAGATTTATCAGGTCACTCTCGCTAATGGTTATGAAGAGCGGGTGACCTTTGAGGGGGACTATAATGCCCGAGCAAGGGTAGTGCCCGATGGCAGTGGCATTATTATGGTGCATCGTAATAACGGCAACTACCATATTGCGATGCTGGATATTGAGCGTGGCAGCATCCAGATACTGACTGAAACCAGTCTGGATGAATCTCCCAGTATTGCGCCCAATGGTGCGATGTTGCTTTATGCCACCAAATATCAGGGCAAAGGTATTCTGGCGGCGGTGTCGCTGGATGGCGGGGTGAAGTTCCGGCTACCTTCCCGATTTGGAGAGGTTAGGGAGCCAGCCTGGTCACCCTATATGGAGTAG